In the genome of Mytilus edulis chromosome 3, xbMytEdul2.2, whole genome shotgun sequence, one region contains:
- the LOC139516485 gene encoding toll-like receptor 2 — MTSMKIIIPVYLFGVISLTLLHTASSIECPQFCTCNITTSEAKCQDKFFDGIPAFPNYITSLTFTGMNLPEVKKKTFNLIKDLDLQVLILRHNRIQNITDNALSELIHLRHLDLSGNGQINFTQLATCLGNIKSSNITILKLNSFDWDNEPIRIYETISKYNITELQMSQNNFKSLNMSALEQYVPNLTSLNVAYNDIEHVIPGQLKKLETWRINHNYVDVNYTLFNSTGTCNFPSLKVFNLTSNFVNRFENRFSCLDKLEVLVLDRNPVKQILEDTFADLPSLQVLQLNHLGDRLYNIEAFPFRSKSLKELSFSRNHFAFLKSAKYLYFNSTEIFSGIPKLEAIDISENYFNLSDGILQEMISHLTNLKRITIKSCKFQTIPTDIFSKMKRLEVLNLTKNHIGQWNGAEVFGSISSLKTLRLDFNYINVFNDTSFPESFMANLESIDLAGNPFFCSCKNLWFRKWIHSWRLKRPNIFKGYPANYLCINPPELYKSELKDYFPSDHECYPEKMNAALQSFIVLSLIGIFSVILVSLIYKGRWHIRYWIYLQRVKQRGYISLNSGDSSLYSGFVVYSDEDRHWVFSKFLKIVEEENDQTLCIHHRDFEVGKLIVDNIADCIAQSRKIILVLSRTMMTSDWCLFETRLAQRKFLNDDNGSLIIIMLENIQKKDMPHSLRDLVDLTTYITWSEEPELQERFWKNVLRCIKDE, encoded by the coding sequence ATGACCAGTATGAAAATCATCATACCTGTATATCTATTTGGAGTGATCTCCCTTACGTTGCTTCACACCGCTTCTTCAATAGAATGTCCACAGTTTTGCACTTGTAACATAACAACGAGTGAAGCTAAATGCCAGGATAAATTCTTCGACGGTATCCCAGCCTTCCCAAATTATATCACTAGTCTAACCTTTACCGGCATGAATTTACCTGaggtaaaaaagaaaacatttaaccTAATTAAAGATTTAGACTTACAAGTTCTTATTCTGAGACATAATCGTATACAAAATATTACAGATAATGCACTTAGTGAATTGATACATCTGCGTCATCTAGATTTAAGTGGAAATGGTCAAATAAATTTTACACAGTTAGCTACATGCCTTGGGAATATTAAATCGTCAAATATAACGATTTTAAAACTTAATTCATTTGATTGGGACAATGAACCGATAAGAATTTATGAAACAATTTCAAAGTACAACATCACTGAATTGCAAATGTCCcaaaataatttcaaatcttTGAATATGAGCGCACTTGAACAGTACGTACCAAACTTGACCTCATTAAATGTGGCGTATAATGATATAGAACATGTAATACCAGGTCAGTTAAAGAAACTTGAGACGTGGAGAATCAACCACAACTATGTTGATGTAAACTACACATTATTCAATTCTACCGGAACATGTAACTTTCCAAGTTTGAAAGTTTTCAATTTGACGTCAAATTTTGTTAATCGTTTTGAAAATCGTTTTTCTTGCCTCGACAAACTAGAAGTATTAGTCCTAGACAGAAATCCCGTCAAGCAAATTCTAGAAGACACATTTGCAGATCTGCCGTCATTGCAGGTTCTACAGTTGAACCATTTAGGTGATCGTTTGTATAATATAGAAGCGTTTCCATTCCGAAGTAAGAGTTTAAAGGAATTGTCATTTTCAAGGAACCATTTTGCTTTTTTGAAATCTGCAAAGTATTTATACTTTAACAGTACTGAAATATTTAGCGGAATACCCAAACTTGAAGCAATAGACATTAGCGAAAATTACTTTAATCTTTCCGATGGTATCCTTCAAGAAATGATATCACATCTGACAAATTTAAAACGAATAACTATAAAATCGTGTAAATTTCAAACTATTCCAACTGATATCTTTAGCAAAATGAAAAGACTTGAAGTGTTAAACTTGACAAAAAATCACATAGGACAATGGAATGGAGCAGAGGTTTTCGGTAGCATATCATCACTTAAGACACTGCGTTTGGActttaattatataaatgtattcAACGACACATCGTTTCCAGAGTCCTTTATGGCAAATCTTGAGTCTATAGATTTGGCGGGAAATCCTTTTTTCTGCAGCTGTAAGAACCTCTGGTTTCGTAAGTGGATTCATTCTTGGCGATTGAAAAGACCAAACATATTTAAAGGATATCCGGCTAATTATCTGTGTATTAATCCGCCAGAATTATATAAATCCGAATTAAAAGATTATTTCCCGTCCGACCATGAGTGTTACCCGGAAAAAATGAACGCAGCATTACAGTCGTTCATAGTGTTATCATTGATTGGCATCTTCAGTGTTATATTGGTAAGTTTAATTTATAAAGGTCGGTGGCATATCCGATACTGGATCTACCTACAACGAGTCAAACAAAGAGGGTACATTTCACTCAACAGTGGCGACAGTTCTCTGTATTCTGGATTCGTAGTATATAGTGACGAAGATAGACATTGGGTCTTTTCCAAGTTTCTTAAAATAGTGGAGGAAGAAAACGATCAAACATTATGTATTCATCATCGCGATTTCGAAGTAGGGAAGCTCATTGTCGACAATATCGCCGATTGTATTGCACAAAGTAGAAAAATTATATTAGTATTATCTCGTACCATGATGACGAGCGATTGGTGCTTATTTGAAACTAGACTTGCGCAGAGAAAGtttttaaatgatgataatgGATCTCTTATAATCATTATGCTTGAAAATATACAGAAGAAAGATATGCCACATTCCTTACGTGACTTAGTTGATTTGACAACGTATATCACGTGGTCCGAGGAACCTGAGTTACAAGAAAGATTTTGGAAAAATGTTCTTAGGTGTATTAAagatgaatga